CAGCCGCCGGCGGTAGGCATTGTCGTCGCGGACGGCCAGGGCGGTGGAGGTGGCCGAGGCGACGGCCGACATGACGGCGGCGACCACCACGGCGGTCTCGGGCGCGGCGGCGCCGCCCCCGTCGGGGATAAGCCTCAGGGCGAGCAGCAGCAGCGAACCGTTCAGGAAGAACACCAGCAGTCCCAGCACCAGCGCGGGCACCAGCAGGAAGGCACGTACGACCAGCGGCCAGACCAGCGCGCTGAGCAGGCCGAACGCGCCCGCGCCCCAGGCCGCGGTGACGGCCGTCCTCGTGATGCTCTCGCCGTCGTCGGAGCGCAGCTGGAAGTCGGGCAGGATCCCGGCGAGCGCGAGCAGCGTCAGGGTGGACACCGCCCACACCACGGTCACCCGAAGCAGCGCTCCGCCGGCTGTCCGCCACCGCCCCTCACCGATCCGCGGTCCGCCCACCCGCGCCACCGCCCTCTCGACTCGCCTGCGTCCAGCCTGTCATGCGGCCCGGCAGTCCGGATTCCTGATTCCCCGGTCCCCGCGAGGGCCCGGCGCCCCTGGCGGGGACCGGCGCGGGATCGCGGACCGGCCCGGGGGCACGGGGTCACGGGGCGGCGGGAACCGGCCGTGGCCCGGCACAGGGACGGCGCGTCGGCTCGGGATCGCGGACGGGCCGGCGCCGGGTCCGCGAACCGGGGCGGGACCGCGGACCGGGAGTCCGAAGGTCCGGGTCCGCGGGCCGGGCGGCGAGCCGGGACGGGGACGGGGACCGGGGCGGGAGCGGAACCGGAACGGACCGGGGCGGGAGCGGAACCGGAACGGACCGGGACGCGCGGACCGCACCGCCGAACCGGCGGCGGGCCGGGCCCTGGCCCGGGAGCGGGCCGTCCGGGCGCCGTTCCCGGTCGCGGCCCGGTCAGCAGCCGTTGTAGCCCGCGGTCGGCATCGAGAGCCGGCGGTGGACGCTCGCTTTCATGGCGGAGTCGTACGCGGGCTCGTCCAGACCGGCCGTGGCCAGCCGGACACCGCGGCGCCGGCATTCGGCGGAGAACTCGGGGACGGAGGTCAGGGCACGCGCCAGGACACGCTCGTTCGCGGCGACGAAGAGGTCGACGAGGCCGGCCTCGACATCGGCCCAGAGGCCGCAGTGGTCCGGCCGCAGACCGTAGAAGAGGAGCTCGCGGGCGACCACGTACCCCTTGGCCGCCGCCCAGCGGGCGCACATCGCGTGCTGGCTGCGGGTGTCGACGAGGAAGGGGTCGATGTCGAGCTCCTCCAGCGGGGTCAGGCTCGCGATGGCCGCGACCCGCACGCCGTCCCCTGCGCCTGTCATGGACCTTCCCCCCGCGTCGACTGCCGTGGCCCGACCCTACTCGGCCAGGCCCGCGCGGGGGAGGCGCACTTCGGGGCGCACGGGAGACCGCCGGGCCCCCGAGCGCCTACGCTCGTACCGGAGACGGCGGCCGGCCCGCCGAGGTCCGGACGGGGCCGGGTCGCCGGCGAGGAGGCGGTGCGTGGCGGTCGAGGTCACCTGGTGGGGTCACGCCAGCTGCACGGTCGAGGACTCGGGGGTCCGGGTGCTCACCGACCCGCTGTTCGTCGGCAGGCTCGCGCATCTCCGCCGGCGGCGGGGCCAACTGCCGCCGCCCGAGGCCGCCGTCGCCGACGCCGTGGTCGTCTCCCACCTGCACTCCGACCATCTGCACCTGCCCTCGCTGGCCCGGCTCGCCCCCGGCACCCGGCTGATCGTGCCCCGCGGCGCCTCGCGGGCCGTCCCGGGGCTGCGCAGACTGGACGGTCTGCGGATCGTGGAGGTCGCACCGGGCGACGAGGTGGCCGTGGCGGACGTGCGCGTACGGGCGGTGCCGGCCGCGCACGACGGGCGGCGGCTGCCGATGGGACCGCACCGCTCCCCCGCGCTGGGCTTCGTCGTCCACGGCACCGCGCGCACCTACTTCGCCGGGGACACCGGCCTGTTCGACGGCATGGCGGCCGCGGTCGGTCCGGTGGACGTGGCGCTGCTGCCGGTCGGCGGCTGGGGGCCGTTCCTGGGGCACGGCCACCTGGACCCGGACCGCGCGGCCCGCGCGCTCGCCGCGCTCGCGCCCCGCTCCGCGGTGCCGGTGCACTACGGCACGTACTGGCCGATCGGGATGGACGCGGTCAGGCCGCACGAGTTCCACTCCCCGGGCGACGAGTTCGTCCGCAAGGCGGCACGTCTGGCGCCGGAGGTGGCGGTGCACCGGCTGGGGCACTGCGAGAGCGTCCGGCCGGAGGTCTCCCCGTGACGCTCCAGGACGTGGTCGGGCAGCTGCCGCCGGAGTCGACCCAGCAGGCCGTCGGCTATCCGACGCTGTTCCTGCTGGTGGCGCTGGGCGCCCTGGTACCGGTGGTGCCGACGGGGGCGGTGGTGAGCACGGCCGCGGTGGTGGCGCTCCATCAGACCGCTCCGCTCTCGGTGTTCTTCGTGTTCGTGGTCGCCGCGTCGGCTGCGTTCCTCGGGGACATCACGCTGTACTGGCTCGGCCGGCGCGGTGTCGGGTCGAGGAACGGCTCGAAGTGGCTGGAGGCGCTGCGGGCGCGGGCGGCCCCGGACCGGCTGGAGCAGGCACAGCGCAGACTCGACGACCACAGCTCGACCGTGCTCGTCGTGTCCCGGCTGGTACCCGCCGGACGGATTCCGGTGATGCTCGCATGCCTGATGTCGCGGATGCCGCCGGCCCGCTTCGCCCGCGGCGACGCGCCCGCCTGCCTGGCGTGGGCCGCCACGTACGGGGTGATCGGGATCCTCGGCGGCTCGCTGTTCGACGAGCCCTGGGAGGGCGTGCTGGCCGCCGTGGGGCTGACGCTGCTGCTGAGCGGGGTGCCCGCGCTGTGGCGACGTCTGCGGCGGCGGAGACCGCGCCCGCGACCGCCGTCAGGCGGTCAGCACGCGTGAGCCGCCGACGGGCAGGTCCCACAGCTGCTCACGGGGCCGGCCCGTGTGCTCCCAGGCGGTCAGCAGCCGGCTGAGGGGCTCCATCACCGGTTCGGACGAGAGCACGAAGGTGGCCCAGTGCATCGGCGCCATGTTGCAGGCGCCGAGGTCCTCGAACGCCTGGACCGCCTCCTCCGGGTCGGTGTGCACCGAGCTGAGCCACCAGCGCGGCGCGTAGGCACCGATCGGCAGCATCGCCAGGTCGATGTCCGGGTGGCGGCGGCCGATCTCCTTGAACCAGTGGCCGTATCCGGTGTCGCCCGAGAAGTACACCTGGCGGCCGCGCTGGTCGGTGAGGATCCAGCCGCCCCAGAGCGAGCGGCAGGTGTCCGTGAGTGTGCGCTTCGACCAGTGGTGCGCGGGCACGAACTCGAACCGGACCGACCCGACCCCGCTGCCGGCGGGCAGTTCCGCCGTCTCCCACCAGTCGAGTTCGGTGACGCGGGTGAAGCGCCTGCGCCGGAACCAGCCGCCGAGCCCCGCCGGCACGAACATCGGGGTGCGCCTCGGCAGCCGGGCGATGGTGGGCGCGTCCAGGTGGTCGTAGTGGTTGTGGCTGATGACGACGGCGTCGACGGCCGGCAGGTCCTCCCAGCGGACGCCGACGGGAGTGAGCCTGGCCGGTGTGCCGAGGATCCTGCGGGACCAGACGGGGTCCGTGAGCACCGTGAGCTCACCGATCGCGACGACCCAGCTCGCGTGGCCCGCCCAGGTGACGGCGACGGTGCCCGGTTCGGCCTCCGGCAGGGCACCGGGGGCGAACGGCAGCTGGGGAATGTCCTTGAGTCCGGCAGCCGCGGGCCGCAGCGCGCCCTCCCTCGCCAGCCGCGCCATGGCCCGCACCCCGGGCAACGGCGCGGTGAGCCGGTCGGCGAAGGACCGCGGCCACCGCCGGACGAGCCCCAGCGGCCGCAGTCCGGTGACGGCCGCCGTTCCGGGCCCGGCCTCGTCGTTCCCGGGCCGGAGCCCCGGCCCGCCCGCCGGCCCGGGCCGCGACACCGCCGGGGCGGCCGCGCCGGTCCCGGCGTACGAACCGCCTCCCGAAGCGGCGCGATCCGCGTGCGCGGCCGGGTGGGCGGTGGACCCACCGTTCCCGCCGCCCGCACGCGTCGCCGCGGCGGCCGGGAACGGGCCGCCCTGGCCCCTCGCGCCGGACGCACCGTCCCCACGCGCCACCGCGGCGGCCGGGAACGGGTCCTCCGGGTCCGCTCCGGCCTGCGCGTCGTCCGTCGCGCGGGTGGGGGTCGTCCCGGGCCGGTGGGGCCGGGCCAGGGCCGGGGCGGTTCCCGTGGTGCGGTGGGTGGGGGCCGCCGGGGAGGTGGGAGGCGGCTGCTCCGTCTGTTCCGTCATCTGCGGCTCCGTTCATCGCGGGTGGGGGCTCGCGGGTCGCGGTCTCCGGGGCTGCGTCATCGCAGATCCCGGAAGGCCGATCCGAGGGACTTCAGCGCCTTGGCGACATGCGGCAGTGCGAGGGGGTCGTCGGACTCGAGGGCTTCGAGGCGTTCTTCCGGGCTCGTGCCCAGGAAGGGACTGGTGTCGACACGGGCGCGCAGTGCGCCGAGTTCGTCGCCGAAGCGGTGACCGCCGGGCACCGGTGTGTGCAGGCGTTCGCTGAGGTAGTCCTCCAGCTCCATCGAGTCGGTGACACCGAGACCGGCGAGCCGGGCGCGCAACGGGCCGAGGTCCGCGTAGAGGTGGCGGCCCGCCTGGGGCGGCCCGGCGAGGGCGCCGGAGGTGAGGACCAGACGGTGGGCCGCGTCGGCGACGGCGGCGTGCAGGGTGTTCGCCCGGGCGCGCCGGGCGGTGACCGGGCCCGGCTCCTCCAGCGCGTGTGCGGCGGCCGCCGCCACCGGACCTGCGACGAAACCCCCGAGGGCCGTGAGGATGTCGAGCACCCGGGCCCGCCGCCCGGCGGCGGGCCCCGTCGTCGGGAACCGGGCCACGGCGACGGGCCACGCGGCCGGCAGCAGGGCACCCGACAGATCGCTGATGACGGTCACGTCGTCCGGGCACATCTCGGCTGGGCTGAGCAGGGGGCGGTCGAGCGGCTCGTGCACCGTGTCGCGCCAGGTCTCGTCGCTGATGATGTGCAGCCCTTCGTCGACGGCGGCCTCACAGGCCTCGCGGACGAGTTCGGGCGGGGCGACGGTGGCGGTGGGGTCGTCCGCGACGGACAGCAGCATCACGTGCGGGCTGCCGCCCTCCGCCCGGATTCTCCGCACGGTCTCCAGCAGTGCGTACGGATCGGGCACGCCGCCGCTCTCCGCGGACGTGGGCACATGGAACGCGGGCCGGCCCAGGAGACGGGCCTGCGGTGTCCACCACGCGGGGCAGGGCCGCGGCATGAGGACGTCGCCGCCGTGCGCGGCGAGCAGCGCGAGCAGCAGCGGCTGGGCGCCGGGCGCGGCGGCGACGTCCTCGGGACGGCAGCGCAGTCCGCGCCGCCACCAGTAGCCGGCCGCGGACTCGCGCAGGATCGGCCCCCCGCCCGGCGGTTCCTGGGAGGTACGTCCGGCGGCGGACGCGAGCACGCCGGCGAGTTCGGGCAGCACGGGCAGGCCGGGGTCCGGGGCGGGCGGGCCGTAGCGGACCGGTCCGCGGCCTTCCGGATCCGTCCGCCGCATACGCCCACCTCCCGTCGCCAGGGCCCGGGATTCGGCTGCCCGGCCACGAGCCCTTTATACGGAGGTTCGGGCCCGCCCGCCGCTCCGGGCGGGCCGTTCGGCATTCCCCGGGCTCGGCGCCGTCCGGGACCGCGGCCGTGCGCGTCGCCGGCGCGCGGCGTGCTCGGACCGCGGTCACGGGATGGCGGACGATCGCGTCGAACACGGAGAACGCCGGGCGGGCCGACGGGCGCGCGGAGTCGTCACGGCACTCCTCGGAAGTGCGGCGGGGCGGTACGGGGGCCGGCGACGCGGACGGCGGCCGCTCCGGGTGAACAGCCGCGGGAAGGGCGGGGTCACGGGAGACCACCGGCGTCGCGAAGGGACGGGGGAGAGCCCCGAACGGGCCGTACGGCCGGGCCGGTCGGGACGGTCCGGGCGCCGACCGCGGTCGGTTCCGGCCGGAAGGGCGCACGCCACCATGCCGGTCCGCCGTGCACCGGTCCGGTCCGCCGTGCCCGTGTACCGGGCGTACCCGTGTACCAGGCGAACCCGTGTACCAGGCGAACCCGTGTACCAGGCCAACGGTTCGCGGAACAGGCGTCAGGGGCGGCGCCCCAGCAGGCAGAGCAGCTTCGTCTGCCGGTCCGCGCCCTCCGGCGGTTCCACGGCGGGTGCGAACAGGCCGCTACCGGACAGTTCGGCGGCGTACGGCGCGACTTCCTCCGCGGCGAAGCCGACCAGCGAGTCCGGGAGGGTGTCGTCAGCGCCGATGGCCCGCGAGAGGTCCCACGCGTGCACGATCACGTCGGCCGTCATCTGCGAGCAGTAGGCGGCGACCGTGGTGTCGCCGTACGACAGACCGACGCCCCGGTCCAGGGCTCCCGGCTCACGGAAGGCGGCCTTGGCCGCGGAGGCGGCCCGGTCCCAGGTGACGGCGGGATGCCCGCCGAGCACGTCGCCTTCGTAGGCGTCGCCGACGTCGGAGACCGAACGGCCCTCGCCGACCAGGGGCGGTACCCACAGCTGCTCGGCGGTCACATGGTTGACGAGGTCCCGCACGGACCAGCCGGTGCAGGGCGTCGGTGCGTCCCACTGCTCCGGGCGGACGGCGTGCACCCGGTCCGTGAAGAGCGCGAGGGCCTCGGCGTTCCGGTCCAGCAGGCGAGTGTCCATGGGGTTCACTGTGCTCCGGCCGTGCTGCGCTCGCGAACGCTCACCGCGCTGCCGGCCCGGGACGCCGGGCCGTCGTGAGACGGCCCACCCACCCTGCGCGGCGCGGGTGGCATGTGGAGAGGGCCCACCCACCCTCCGCGGCGCGGGTGGCATGTGGAGAGGGCCCGCTTGGATCGCGAGGACTCGGGGTACCCGCGTTCCATGCCGGCCTACCACCGAGACGGAGCACCGCGGTCCGCCGCGCACTCGCTCCCGCAGTCCTTCACGCGTGCCGTGTCCCGCGTCGTGTCCTTCCCCGAGGGGTTGCCGCGGCGCACGCCGCGTGCCCGGCGGGTCGCCTCGGCCCTCACCGGGTGGGACCGCGGGGTCCTCCACGCGGTCGCCAACCGCCACTGGCCGGGGGCCGACCCGGTGCTGCCGAGGCTCAGCAGGGCCGCCGACCACGGACTCCTGTGGTTCGGCACGGCCGCCGGGATGGCCGTCTTCGGACGCGGCGCACGGTCGCGGCGGGCCGCCGTACGCGGTGTGGCCTCGCTGGCGCTCGCCTCCGCGACGATCAACACCGTGGCCAAGCGGTCGGTGCGCAGGTCGCGCCCGCTGCTCGACGCCGTGCCGCTCGTCAGGCAGCTGAAGCGGCAGCCGTTCACCACGTCCTTCCCCTCCGGGCACTCGGCGTCGGCGGCGGCGTTCGCCACGGGAGTGGCGATGGAGTCGAAGGGCTGGGGTGCCGTGGTGGCGCCGGTCGCGGCCGCGGTCGCCCTGTCCCGTGTCTACACCGGGGTCCACTACCCGAGCGACGTCCTCGTGGGGGCGGCGCTCGGGGTCGGAGCGGCGTTCGCGGTGCGCGGGCTGGTCCCGACCCGGGACCAGCTGCCGCCGCCGGGGCGGCCGCACACCCGGGCGCCCCGGCTGCCGGCCGGCAAGGACCTCGTCGTGGTCGCCAACCGCTCCTCCGGCTCCGGGACCGGACCGCTGGGCGCGCTGGCCGCCGGGGACGACGCCACGGCCCTGGTCCGCGACGCGCTGCCGCTGGCGCGGATCGTCGAGTGCGCTCCGGAGGAGATCGAGAGTGCCCTGGAGGAGGCGGCCGGGAGCGGCTGCCGGGCCCTCGGCGTGCTGGGCGGCGACGGCACGGTGAACCGCGCCGCGAGCACCGCGGCCCGGCACGGGCTGCCGCTCGCCGTTTTCCCCGGGGGGACCCTGAACCACTTCGCGTACGACCTCGGTCTGGAGACCGTGCACGACACGTGCGAGGCGCTGACGTCGGGTGATGCCGTACGCGTCGACCTGGGCCGGTTCACCCCGGGTCCCGACGGCGCGCGCGAGGGACACTTCGTCAACACCTTCTCCCTCGGCGTGTACCCGGAGATGGTGCGCATCCGGGAGCGGTGGTCGCCGCGGATCGGCGGCTGGCCCGCCGGTGTGCTGGCCGCGCTGCGGACCCTGCGCGGCGAGCACCCGCTGGAAGCGGAGATCGCCGGGCGCAGGAGGCCGCTGTGGCTGCTGTTCGCCGGAAACGGGAGCTACCAGCGCGTCGGCCCGACACCCGGGCGCCGTTACGACCTCGCCGACGGACTGCTCGACGTTCGGGCGGTGCACGGCGGCCGGTTCCCGGGCGTGCGGCTGCTCGCCGCGGCGCTCGCGGGTCCGCTGAGCCGGTCCCCGTTCCACGCGGCCGGCCGGCTGCGGAAGCTGCGCATCTCCGGCCTGGCGCCGGGATCGCTGCTCGCGTACGACGGCGAGATCGCCGAAGCACCGACGGACCTGACGGTGGACAAGCTGACGGAGGCGCTGGTCGTCTACCGTCCCTCGCCGGCCTCACCGCTGCTCTGATCGGTTCCGGGCCCTGATCTGCACTTGTGCACTGAGGCTCCCGGGCCCCGGCCCGTCCGGGGGCCCGGCGCTCGTTCGGGTCGGGTCCGCCGCGACCGTCGGGCCGGCCGCGCATTTAGTTCAAATAGCAAGACGCAGGTCTCACCATTCGGATGACCGGCGTACGGTGGTCGTACCACGTCTCGAGAGGGGTACGGCCGCATGCCGAAGGAGACCGCCGTCTACACCCACGGCCACCACGAGTCGGTGCTGCGCTCGCACCGCTGGCGCACGGCGGCCAACTCGGCCGCGTACCTCGCACCCGAACTGCGGCCCGGTGCCGACGTGCTGGACGTCGGCTGCGGCCCCGGCACGATCACGGCCGATCTGGCGGCCCTGGTCTCCCCCGGCACGGTCACGGCGGTCGACGCCGCGCCGGACGTCCTGGAGCGGGCTCGGGGGGAGGCACGGGCACGCGGGCTGGGCAACGTCCGCTTCGCAGCCGCCGACGTCCACGCACTGGACTTCCCCGACGACTCCTTCGACGTCGTCCACGCCCACCAGGTGCTGCAGCACGTGGGCGACCGGGTGGCGGCGCTCCGCGAGATGCGGCGGGTGTGCAGGCCGGGCGGCGTCGTCGCCGTCCGCGACAGCGACTACGGCGCTTTCACCTGGTTCCCCGAAGTCCCGGCGCTGGACACCTGGCTGGGGCTGTACCGCCGCGTGGCCCGGGCCAACGGCGGGGAACCGGACGCCGGCCGCAGGCTCTACTCGTGGGCACGCACCGCCGGCTTCACCGACGTCACGGCGACAGCCTCCGCCTGGTGCTTCGCCACCCCGGACGAACGCGCGTGGTGGAGCGGCCTGTGGGCGGACCGTACGACGGCCTCGGCCTATGCGGCGCTCGCCGTCGAGGGCGGCCACGCCCGCCCGGACGAACTCGACGGCATCGCCGCGGCCTGGCGCGCGTGGGGCCGGGCGGACGACGGCTGGTTCATGGTCCCGCACGGCGAGCTGATCTGCCGGGCGCCCTGACGCGTTCTCAGCAGAGGCCCGCTGACGGGGTCGAACGGAGGCAGCGCGGCCCTCGACCGCCGTCCGCGCCTCGACCGCCTTCCGCGCCTCGACCGGCGGCCGTGCCCCCCGGCGGTACACACGGCCACTGCCGCTCAGCGGGAATCGATCTCGTGGTCCATGGGCGCCAACTACCCTCGCCGGTATGGAGATCCTCGGAACCACGCTGCGTATCTGCGTCGACGACCTGGAGGCCGCGGCCGGCTTCTACGAACGCCTCACCGGCACGCCTGCGCTCCGCTTCGAGCGCGGCGGGGTGTCGGTGGCGGCGGTGGGCTGCTTCCTGCTGATGAGCGGTCCCGAGTCGGAGCTGGAGATTCTCCGCAAGGTGTCCGCGACCATCGCGGTCGAGGACGTGGACACGGCGTACGCAACGCTCAGCGAGGTCGGCGCCAAGGTGGTGGCGGGACCGGTGCCGACGCCGGTGGGCCGCAACCTCATCGCGGTCCACCCGGACGGGTCGGTGTTCGAGTACGCCGACCGGAAGCCCGCCGTCGAGGACGCCGGCGCGCCGGGCCGCTGAGGTCCTACCGGGCACGGCGGCAGGACACGGCGCGGGACGCCGAGGCCTCGGCTCCCCCGCCGGCCGTGCCACGGTCGGCACCGCCGGCGGCGGGGCGGCCGTCCGGCGCTGCCACGGCCACCCCGTCGCCGCCGGCCCGGGCCCCACGAGTTGGCGGCGGCCGGGCACGGCGCCGGGCGCCGGCGGGCGCAGGACGGGACGGGACGGGGGAGGGAGGGTCGTTCACGAGGGTGGCCCGCGTGGGGCCGGCGTTCCGGCTCCGGCGCCGTTCCAGCGCTGAGCGCGCGCAGTCCGCCGCGTCCGTGCACGGGCCCGTTCCAGCCCGCGCACGACGCGTCCGGCGCATTGTCAGGATGCATCACCCGAATGGCTGGTTTAGGGTGAAAACGCCTGTGCTCGTGAGCAAGTGATTCGCGTCCCGCCGCAGGCGCCGCGGCGCGAACCGTGTGCCCGGGCCGTACGCCCGGGGCAGTCAGACGCCGGGGCTCGGCGCTTCGCCGGGTCGGTCCGGGCGACCTGCCCGAAGGACGTGGCCCCCGAGCGGGCGGGCCCCTGGGCGCCGCGAGCGCAGTCTCCTGCAACCGATCACGGAGGTACCGCATGTCATGGCCGATACGCACCCGCACGGGCGGCAACCGCGCAGGTCGGGGCCGTCCCGTCCCTGATCCTGCGGTGCGCGCCCGTGCGGCACGTGTCCGTACGGCCGCCCGTGCCCGTACCGCGGCTCGTGCCCGGGCACGAGCCCTGGGTGCCCTGGCCGTGGTGGCTCTCGCCGCGCCGGTGGTGTCGGCAGCCCCCGCCGCGGCGGCGCCGCCCCCACCGTGCCTGACCTCGGACCTGTCGCTGTCCTGGGCGCCCGGCGGCACGGCCGTCTCCGGCGGCGCGGAGCCCGGCAGCAGCCGGACCGCCGTCGTCGCCCTGCGGAACGCGGGGGACGCCACCTGTCTGCTGGACGGGTTTCCGAAGGTGACGCTCGCCCAGGGAGCCACGACGGAGAACCTCGTGGACCAGCGGTCGGTGTCGCACTCGGCCGTCACCCTCGATCCCGGGGCGAGCGCCCGGTTCACCCTCACGTTCCGGCAGGGACAGTCCGGCGAGGACGGGGTGATCGAACCGGTCACCGCGATCGTGACCCCGCCGAACAACACGGCGTCCACGAACATGCGCTGGCGCTGGGGTCCGGTCGCCGAGCAGGAGTCGGCCAGCCCGCCGCGCAACTTCGTGGGTCCCGTGGTGGCCGCCTGAGTCCCCCTCAACCCCTGAGCCCCCGTCACCACGGGGGTACGGGGGCTCAGGTCCACCCTGCGCCCGCCCACCGTTCTCCGGCCGCTCGCCGAGTCACACCGGCGGGCGGGCGCCTGCGGCTCCGTGTCGTCGGGCCAGATGCCGATGTGGTCCGTCTCCAGCTCCGGCACGACCCGGTCCCGCATCCCCAGCGCCTCCGAGTGGTCGGCGGGGAGCACCAGCCGGCCGGCGCGGTCGAGCATCGCGTACTCCCGGGCCACCAGTGACTCCCGGCCCGTCGCCACGTCGGCCTCCGGCCTGCGCAGGATCTCCGTGGAGGTGCGGCCGTCGCGGATGGCGACGGTGCGGCGGACCCCGGCGGCGACGGCCTGGTC
The genomic region above belongs to Streptomyces marianii and contains:
- a CDS encoding recombinase family protein, with protein sequence MTGAGDGVRVAAIASLTPLEELDIDPFLVDTRSQHAMCARWAAAKGYVVARELLFYGLRPDHCGLWADVEAGLVDLFVAANERVLARALTSVPEFSAECRRRGVRLATAGLDEPAYDSAMKASVHRRLSMPTAGYNGC
- a CDS encoding MBL fold metallo-hydrolase, producing the protein MAVEVTWWGHASCTVEDSGVRVLTDPLFVGRLAHLRRRRGQLPPPEAAVADAVVVSHLHSDHLHLPSLARLAPGTRLIVPRGASRAVPGLRRLDGLRIVEVAPGDEVAVADVRVRAVPAAHDGRRLPMGPHRSPALGFVVHGTARTYFAGDTGLFDGMAAAVGPVDVALLPVGGWGPFLGHGHLDPDRAARALAALAPRSAVPVHYGTYWPIGMDAVRPHEFHSPGDEFVRKAARLAPEVAVHRLGHCESVRPEVSP
- a CDS encoding DedA family protein — protein: MTLQDVVGQLPPESTQQAVGYPTLFLLVALGALVPVVPTGAVVSTAAVVALHQTAPLSVFFVFVVAASAAFLGDITLYWLGRRGVGSRNGSKWLEALRARAAPDRLEQAQRRLDDHSSTVLVVSRLVPAGRIPVMLACLMSRMPPARFARGDAPACLAWAATYGVIGILGGSLFDEPWEGVLAAVGLTLLLSGVPALWRRLRRRRPRPRPPSGGQHA
- a CDS encoding MBL fold metallo-hydrolase; this translates as MSRPGPAGGPGLRPGNDEAGPGTAAVTGLRPLGLVRRWPRSFADRLTAPLPGVRAMARLAREGALRPAAAGLKDIPQLPFAPGALPEAEPGTVAVTWAGHASWVVAIGELTVLTDPVWSRRILGTPARLTPVGVRWEDLPAVDAVVISHNHYDHLDAPTIARLPRRTPMFVPAGLGGWFRRRRFTRVTELDWWETAELPAGSGVGSVRFEFVPAHHWSKRTLTDTCRSLWGGWILTDQRGRQVYFSGDTGYGHWFKEIGRRHPDIDLAMLPIGAYAPRWWLSSVHTDPEEAVQAFEDLGACNMAPMHWATFVLSSEPVMEPLSRLLTAWEHTGRPREQLWDLPVGGSRVLTA
- a CDS encoding aminotransferase class I/II-fold pyridoxal phosphate-dependent enzyme, with protein sequence MRRTDPEGRGPVRYGPPAPDPGLPVLPELAGVLASAAGRTSQEPPGGGPILRESAAGYWWRRGLRCRPEDVAAAPGAQPLLLALLAAHGGDVLMPRPCPAWWTPQARLLGRPAFHVPTSAESGGVPDPYALLETVRRIRAEGGSPHVMLLSVADDPTATVAPPELVREACEAAVDEGLHIISDETWRDTVHEPLDRPLLSPAEMCPDDVTVISDLSGALLPAAWPVAVARFPTTGPAAGRRARVLDILTALGGFVAGPVAAAAAHALEEPGPVTARRARANTLHAAVADAAHRLVLTSGALAGPPQAGRHLYADLGPLRARLAGLGVTDSMELEDYLSERLHTPVPGGHRFGDELGALRARVDTSPFLGTSPEERLEALESDDPLALPHVAKALKSLGSAFRDLR
- a CDS encoding TIGR03086 family metal-binding protein; the protein is MDTRLLDRNAEALALFTDRVHAVRPEQWDAPTPCTGWSVRDLVNHVTAEQLWVPPLVGEGRSVSDVGDAYEGDVLGGHPAVTWDRAASAAKAAFREPGALDRGVGLSYGDTTVAAYCSQMTADVIVHAWDLSRAIGADDTLPDSLVGFAAEEVAPYAAELSGSGLFAPAVEPPEGADRQTKLLCLLGRRP
- a CDS encoding bifunctional phosphatase PAP2/diacylglycerol kinase family protein, with amino-acid sequence MPAYHRDGAPRSAAHSLPQSFTRAVSRVVSFPEGLPRRTPRARRVASALTGWDRGVLHAVANRHWPGADPVLPRLSRAADHGLLWFGTAAGMAVFGRGARSRRAAVRGVASLALASATINTVAKRSVRRSRPLLDAVPLVRQLKRQPFTTSFPSGHSASAAAFATGVAMESKGWGAVVAPVAAAVALSRVYTGVHYPSDVLVGAALGVGAAFAVRGLVPTRDQLPPPGRPHTRAPRLPAGKDLVVVANRSSGSGTGPLGALAAGDDATALVRDALPLARIVECAPEEIESALEEAAGSGCRALGVLGGDGTVNRAASTAARHGLPLAVFPGGTLNHFAYDLGLETVHDTCEALTSGDAVRVDLGRFTPGPDGAREGHFVNTFSLGVYPEMVRIRERWSPRIGGWPAGVLAALRTLRGEHPLEAEIAGRRRPLWLLFAGNGSYQRVGPTPGRRYDLADGLLDVRAVHGGRFPGVRLLAAALAGPLSRSPFHAAGRLRKLRISGLAPGSLLAYDGEIAEAPTDLTVDKLTEALVVYRPSPASPLL
- a CDS encoding class I SAM-dependent methyltransferase, which produces MPKETAVYTHGHHESVLRSHRWRTAANSAAYLAPELRPGADVLDVGCGPGTITADLAALVSPGTVTAVDAAPDVLERARGEARARGLGNVRFAAADVHALDFPDDSFDVVHAHQVLQHVGDRVAALREMRRVCRPGGVVAVRDSDYGAFTWFPEVPALDTWLGLYRRVARANGGEPDAGRRLYSWARTAGFTDVTATASAWCFATPDERAWWSGLWADRTTASAYAALAVEGGHARPDELDGIAAAWRAWGRADDGWFMVPHGELICRAP
- a CDS encoding VOC family protein, coding for MEILGTTLRICVDDLEAAAGFYERLTGTPALRFERGGVSVAAVGCFLLMSGPESELEILRKVSATIAVEDVDTAYATLSEVGAKVVAGPVPTPVGRNLIAVHPDGSVFEYADRKPAVEDAGAPGR
- a CDS encoding DUF4232 domain-containing protein → MSWPIRTRTGGNRAGRGRPVPDPAVRARAARVRTAARARTAARARARALGALAVVALAAPVVSAAPAAAAPPPPCLTSDLSLSWAPGGTAVSGGAEPGSSRTAVVALRNAGDATCLLDGFPKVTLAQGATTENLVDQRSVSHSAVTLDPGASARFTLTFRQGQSGEDGVIEPVTAIVTPPNNTASTNMRWRWGPVAEQESASPPRNFVGPVVAA